In a single window of the Bacteroidota bacterium genome:
- a CDS encoding 3'-5' exonuclease, translating into MSNYTPATSILFLDIETAPAAPGYDKLPEHWQELWNLKAEQIKRERNLPEASAAEVYDRAGIYAEFGKVVCIVAGAVVKAEDGRRALRLKAFAGHDEKKLLSDFAELLRNRYSRPGTFLCAHNGKEFDFPFLGRRMLVHGITLPPALDVAGKKPWETSFIDTMELWKFGDRKSFTSLNVLAALFGIPSPKDDIDGSMIHQVYWQENDLERIARYCGKDVATLAQVYLRITGEEIIDADLIMEIG; encoded by the coding sequence ATGAGCAACTACACGCCGGCCACAAGCATTCTTTTCCTCGATATTGAAACGGCACCGGCAGCGCCGGGCTACGATAAACTGCCCGAACACTGGCAGGAACTCTGGAACCTGAAGGCCGAGCAGATTAAGCGTGAACGCAATTTGCCCGAAGCCTCAGCTGCCGAAGTCTATGACCGCGCCGGTATTTATGCCGAATTTGGCAAAGTGGTGTGCATTGTAGCCGGTGCAGTAGTAAAAGCCGAAGACGGCCGCCGGGCACTGCGCCTCAAAGCCTTTGCCGGCCACGACGAAAAAAAACTGCTAAGCGATTTTGCCGAACTCCTGCGCAACCGCTACAGCCGCCCCGGCACTTTTCTTTGCGCGCACAACGGCAAAGAGTTCGACTTTCCCTTCCTCGGCCGTCGAATGCTGGTACATGGCATTACGCTTCCGCCCGCGCTTGATGTGGCCGGCAAAAAACCGTGGGAAACTTCGTTTATAGATACCATGGAGCTTTGGAAATTCGGCGACCGGAAAAGTTTTACAAGCCTCAACGTCCTGGCCGCATTGTTTGGCATCCCCTCGCCTAAAGACGACATAGACGGCAGTATGATTCATCAGGTATATTGGCAGGAAAACGACCTGGAGCGTATTGCCCGGTATTGCGGTAAGGATGTGGCCACGCTGGCTCAGGTATATTTACGCATTACAGGTGAAGAAATAATTGATGCCGATTTAATTATGGAAATAGGCTGA
- a CDS encoding bifunctional phosphoglucose/phosphomannose isomerase: MTMQNLVERFPEQLDEAVSIFRAATLREPSQPFVNVVIAGLGGSGIGGTIVSDLAFDSSPIPVTVTKGYFIPAFTSAQSLVVISSYSGNTEETIACFEQARSKGAHIVCITSGGRVADMAREGKEDLLLVPGGMPPRACLGYSLVQLLGVFSAYGLLPATSLSEVSHAGAALRSTKEEIAAAATTLANDLNNRVPVIYSTTHLEGVAIRLRQQINENAKMLCWHHVIPEMNHNELVGWAGGNDQFAVVLLRDPNEYERNNYRIDINKNIIIQKTANFFEVTAQGQNPIAKALWLIHFGDWLSVILADLRGVDAIEVNVINYLKNELSKK; the protein is encoded by the coding sequence ATGACTATGCAAAATCTGGTGGAGCGCTTTCCCGAACAACTCGACGAAGCTGTTTCCATCTTTCGTGCCGCCACACTGCGTGAACCGTCGCAGCCTTTTGTGAATGTGGTTATTGCCGGCCTGGGTGGCTCTGGTATTGGCGGAACTATTGTAAGCGATCTCGCCTTCGATTCGTCGCCCATCCCGGTAACTGTTACCAAAGGCTATTTCATTCCGGCATTTACAAGTGCACAATCGCTGGTGGTTATTTCCTCTTATTCAGGAAATACCGAAGAAACCATAGCCTGTTTTGAGCAGGCCCGCAGCAAAGGTGCGCATATTGTATGCATCACCTCAGGCGGACGTGTGGCCGATATGGCCCGCGAAGGCAAAGAAGATTTGCTGCTGGTGCCCGGCGGTATGCCTCCACGCGCCTGCCTCGGCTATTCGCTTGTGCAGTTGCTGGGCGTATTTTCGGCATACGGACTGCTGCCGGCCACATCGCTTAGCGAAGTTTCTCACGCCGGAGCTGCTTTGCGCAGTACAAAAGAAGAAATTGCCGCCGCAGCAACCACGCTTGCCAATGACCTCAATAACCGCGTACCGGTAATTTACAGCACCACGCACCTCGAAGGTGTGGCCATACGCTTGCGCCAGCAGATAAACGAAAATGCAAAAATGCTTTGCTGGCACCACGTAATTCCCGAAATGAACCACAACGAGCTTGTGGGCTGGGCCGGCGGCAACGATCAGTTTGCCGTAGTACTGCTGCGCGACCCGAACGAATACGAGCGCAACAACTACCGCATCGACATTAACAAAAACATCATCATCCAGAAAACAGCAAACTTCTTTGAAGTAACTGCACAGGGACAAAACCCCATTGCAAAGGCACTCTGGCTGATTCATTTCGGCGACTGGCTCTCTGTAATACTGGCTGATTTGCGCGGTGTGGATGCCATTGAGGTAAATGTGATCAACTACCTCAAAAACGAACTCTCCAAAAAATAA
- a CDS encoding serine hydrolase, whose product MRKFLKRFGIGLLILLVALNLFILISGRTYLYKGVWNTYLKGRSGPSVSEYAIFENRTLQPLSPQPWPVAAKLNAQSIPADLLAKINAIETGALLIIRHDTILHEQYWGDFSAASHTNSFSMAKTVVSILVGCAIEDGFIQSVDQPVGDFLPEFKQGERARITIRHLLTMSSGISFDEDYVNPLAYPAESYYGSDLRQLTFGYDKVHSAPGQTFEYLSGNTQLLGFVLRAATGKPVSDYATQRLWGPAGCEQTAFWSLDHKDGDEKSFCCLNSNARDFARIGKLYLDSGRWNGKQLVPEAYALQSVQPAGLKRNDGSVCDDYGFSWWLIPDYKGHRIFYARGILGQYVLCIPDLDMIVVRLGKKRLPSDSDDVPEDVHYYLDAALTMYAK is encoded by the coding sequence ATGCGAAAGTTTCTGAAACGTTTTGGAATTGGTTTGCTGATTCTGCTTGTGGCACTAAATCTGTTTATCCTTATCAGCGGCCGCACCTATCTTTACAAAGGCGTATGGAATACCTATCTGAAAGGGCGCAGCGGTCCGTCGGTAAGTGAATATGCAATTTTTGAAAACCGTACGCTTCAGCCGCTTTCGCCGCAGCCCTGGCCCGTAGCGGCCAAACTGAATGCGCAAAGCATTCCGGCCGACTTGCTGGCAAAAATAAATGCCATTGAAACCGGTGCACTGCTCATCATCCGTCATGACACGATCCTGCACGAGCAGTACTGGGGCGATTTTTCGGCGGCAAGTCATACCAACTCCTTTTCCATGGCGAAAACTGTAGTGAGTATTCTGGTCGGATGCGCCATTGAAGATGGTTTTATTCAAAGTGTGGATCAGCCGGTGGGCGATTTTTTGCCTGAATTTAAGCAGGGCGAAAGGGCGCGAATCACCATCAGGCATCTGCTTACCATGAGCTCAGGTATTTCGTTTGATGAAGACTATGTAAACCCGCTGGCCTACCCGGCCGAATCATACTACGGCAGCGACCTGCGCCAACTTACTTTCGGTTACGATAAAGTACACAGCGCGCCGGGGCAAACGTTCGAATACCTGAGCGGTAATACGCAACTGCTGGGTTTTGTGCTGCGTGCCGCTACGGGCAAACCCGTTTCAGACTACGCCACACAACGGCTCTGGGGGCCGGCAGGCTGTGAGCAAACCGCATTCTGGAGCCTCGACCATAAAGACGGCGACGAAAAAAGCTTCTGCTGCCTCAACAGCAACGCACGCGATTTTGCCCGCATCGGCAAACTGTATCTCGACAGCGGCCGCTGGAACGGAAAACAACTTGTGCCCGAAGCCTACGCCCTGCAATCAGTGCAACCGGCCGGGCTAAAACGTAACGACGGAAGTGTGTGCGATGATTACGGCTTCAGCTGGTGGCTAATTCCCGACTACAAAGGCCACCGCATTTTTTATGCACGCGGTATTCTCGGACAATATGTGCTTTGTATTCCTGATCTGGATATGATTGTGGTGCGCCTTGGCAAAAAACGACTGCCCAGCGACAGTGACGATGTGCCGGAAGATGTACATTATTATCTGGATGCGGCACTAACCATGTATGCGAAATAG
- the lipB gene encoding lipoyl(octanoyl) transferase LipB — translation MQQVRFRDLGLIDYKACWDYQEELFAQTVAVKLGNRNLPPDEAVPTQSHLLFCEHPHVYTLGKSGHESNLLVDEAGLNAIHATYYKINRGGDITYHGPGQLVGYPVLDLDCFFTDIHRYLRLLEEVIIRVMAEYGLKGERYPGYTGVWLDAADEQKARKICAMGVRASRWVTMHGWAFNVNTNLDYFSKIVPCGIDDKAVTSMKQELGHDVNMEEVKRLTAYYFELEFGCKLVVAADVRV, via the coding sequence ATGCAGCAGGTGCGCTTCCGCGATCTGGGTCTGATTGATTACAAGGCCTGCTGGGATTACCAGGAAGAATTATTTGCGCAAACCGTTGCCGTAAAGCTGGGCAACCGCAACCTGCCGCCCGATGAAGCCGTACCTACACAAAGTCACCTGCTCTTTTGTGAGCATCCCCATGTATATACACTCGGCAAAAGCGGCCATGAAAGCAACCTGCTGGTTGACGAGGCAGGCCTGAATGCCATTCACGCTACCTACTATAAAATAAACCGCGGCGGCGATATTACCTACCACGGCCCCGGCCAGCTGGTAGGCTATCCGGTGCTCGATCTCGATTGCTTTTTTACCGATATACACCGTTACCTGCGATTACTTGAAGAAGTGATTATCCGCGTGATGGCCGAATACGGACTCAAGGGCGAACGCTATCCCGGCTACACCGGCGTGTGGCTTGATGCAGCCGACGAACAAAAAGCGCGTAAAATATGCGCTATGGGCGTGCGCGCAAGCCGGTGGGTAACTATGCACGGCTGGGCGTTTAATGTAAATACCAACCTCGACTACTTTTCAAAAATCGTACCCTGCGGTATTGATGACAAAGCCGTTACATCAATGAAACAGGAGCTGGGGCATGATGTAAATATGGAAGAAGTAAAGCGGCTCACCGCATATTATTTCGAGCTCGAATTTGGCTGCAAACTGGTTGTTGCAGCAGACGTAAGGGTATAA